AATGTAAAGTTGATGGTTACCTGGTCATTCACCGCATTACACGTGCCATTAGTGGTTGATGTAAGTGTTAAATTAATGCTGCCAGACGATACTTCTGCTGCTGTTGGGGTATACACTGCATTCATCGCGGTATTGCTTGGGGAGAAACTTCCGCTTCCGCCTGACCATATACCCCCGCCGGCAACCGTTACAGAGCCATTCAGGGTTACATTGGGATTATTTCCGCAAACAGTTTGATCAATGCCTGCATTAACAACAGGTGATGGAGAAAGCGTGATGGTCATATTATCGGTAACCGCATTACATGTGCCATTGCCGGTAGAAGAAAGTGTAAGTGTTACGGTGCCGGCAGTTATTTCCGAAGCGCTTGGTGTATAAACAGCATTAACAGTTGTATTGTTTGGAGAGAATGATCCGGTTCCACCTGACCATATAATACCTGTAGCAATTGTTACAGAACCGTTTAGTGTTACATCCGGATTATTTTTACAAACAGTTTGATCTATACCCGCGTTAACTGTTGGAGCGTTAGTAAAGGTAATACTCATCTGATCGCTTACCGCATTACAGGTACCATTCCCTGTAGTCGTAAGTGTAAGTGTTACGCTTCCTGAAGCTATTTCACCTGCTGTTGGTGTATATGTAGCATTCAGCGTACTGTTGTTCGGAGTAAATGTGCCTAAACCTCCTGTCCATTGTCCTCCCGAAGCAATGGTTTTTGATCCGCTGAGTGTAACACTGGCATTGTTTTTACACACAGATTGATCTGGTCCTGCATTAACTGTCGGGGGTAGAGTGAAGTTTATTGTTACCTGATCAGTTACCGCGTTACAGTTGCCATTGCCGGTTGTAGTAAGTGTCAGTGTTACATTACCTGCTGAAATTTCCGCGGCACTTGGAGAATATACCGCATTGAGTGCTGTGTTGCTTGGAGAATAGCTTCCTCCTCCGCCCGACCATATTCCCCCGGTAGCAGTTGTAACGGAACCATTCAAGGTGACATTCGGATTGTTGCCGCAAACAGTTTGATCTGCACCGGCATTCGCAATGGGAGACGGAGTGAACGTGATGATCATGTTATCAGTAACCGGGTGACAAATACCATTGCCTGTTGATGTAAGGGTAAGTACCAATATCCCCGAAGCCAGTTCTCCGGCTGTAGGGGTGTATACCGTATTCAGGCTTGTGTTGCCGGGAGTAAACAGGCCGGCTCCACCTGACCAAAGCCCACCTGTAGCAATTGTTACAGAACCATTAAGAGTGACATTAGGATTGTTTTTACATATAGTTTGATCCGGTCCAGCAATAACAACAGGGGCTGAAGTGAAGGTGATCACCATTTGGTCTTGTTGAGGGGTGCAGATGCTGGTAGATGTAAGTGTAAGTGTTACTGATGTGGTGGCAATATCCGCTGAGCTTGGAACGTATTTTGCATTTAATGTGGTGTTGTTTGGTAGGAATACTCCCGTACCTGTGGAGGTCCAGCAACCGGTAGTAGCACCGCCTGAAATACTGCCAACCAGTTTCGCTGTATCATTCGCGCATACAGTTTGGTCAGGTCCTGCATCAGCAACAATCGGAGCAACGAATTCTGAAAAATATCCGTAACGGCAACCTGAGGTACCTCCTCCGTTTATCAGACCTAATGCGAATACGTCGGCGCTGTTTGTAACACTGAATCCGGAGTCTACAGGTACTTCAGTCAGCGAGTACTGTATCCTTGCTGCTCTCCATTGCCCTCCCGTGCCGGGAACTGTGCTAAATGAAGCGGGATTAATTGTAGCAGTACCCGGACCTGTAATGGTAAAATTATTTATAGCCGTCGCACGGACAAGCAGAGTAACATAAAATGCTTCGTTCGTTGAGCGGACAAAATTAACCTGGCGCGACCCCGCGCAATTGAGCGGAGGAAGTATGGCGGAGCCCATTTCACATCCAAAACCTGTTACGTGAGTAGCATAGGTAGGTAGCGAAGTCCGTATATAGATGCTGTTATCAGCGGGGGTGGTAATGGTGTCCATGTCGATACGGAATGTTTCACCGGCAAACATTGTTCTAATGGGAACAGTATTCCCATCGAGGTAAACAGCTGTATTGTTTTGTGTAGCCGTAATAAATACACTTTCGTTACCCCCGTTGTTTAAAAAGCCTTTAACGGCCACATAATCTTCACCAAGTATATTAACCGGTATGATCTGGTCACCGATAAGATCATAGCAACCTCCTGAAGCATTATGGTCGGAGTCATCTTTCACAGTTACGGCGACAGGTTTATCTGAAAGAACAACCGCGCCGGCAGGGTGGGTTGATGGTAATTGAAAATTTGTTCCACTAAAGCCGCATGAATAGGTTTGTCCTGCATTCAATGTTACACTGAATTGTGTAAGCGCAGGGTGGCCGTCAACAGGAACAGGAGAATATATAGTAACAATAGTGTTATTTTGGGATGCCACTATATCAAATGAGGCAATTGCCTGGTGCGGCGCTGCAAAAACATTGTTTGCATAAGGTGCGAAATTATGTAACGGGATATAAAACTCTTTTCCTAAAGCATTAGCACCCTTTAGTGCGAAATCCTCGGGGTTATTGGTATTACTTTCTTCGTAATTGGCGGTAATAGGTGTTGTGGCAACGATCCTTAAACCTGTATTTAAGACAGTGTTAGTCGGAGTTGTTTCCAATTGTGCCTGGAAGGAAGTGAGATCTATTCTTTTTGATTTGCCGGCAGGAATATTTACAACAATAGGGGTAAATCCACCATTCGCAGGTTGTGATACAGTAACTGTTGTGGAAACACCCATTGAGGATAGCAAAAGATAAATTGGTATACCGCCCGGGGCATTGTGCAAATGGGAAACATATGGAGGAGCAAACCAGAAGTCAATTCCGCTTTGTGCGTTTGATCGAGTTGAAACAGAAAACGAAAGGACGATCAGTAGAAAAATGTATGTAAACCGGGAGTAAAGTTTTTTCATAGCTTCACAAATATCAACATTCTAATCGATACGTTTAACGTCTTCAGGGTAGTGAGGGTTACAACAAATGGTTCTACTACGCACATGAATTAAGTGGAAATACGGATTTTTATTTTTTCAAGTACTTGTTTTGTAATTACTTGTGAAACGAGAAAAAAAATCAAAAAAAATGTGTAGGTGTATGCTTTTGAGGTTAGGATACAATGTTATTTCATGTAATAATGACTTGTTCGGCTTTGATAAGCGGTTCACCCTTAAAACGTAATAATACCTGTGCAACGGTCAATACATCTTTCTGGCAATACGTAACAATGCGCTTCAGATTTTTTTCTTCATAATATACACGGGAAACATCACTGCCATCTATATCGTCCTTAGGTGTAGGGATATCAAAAATATGCGCGAGCAGATTAAGGGAAGTGAAGTTTTTGTAGTCACCGAATTTCCATAGTTCCATAGTGTCGAGCAGGTTCACTTCCCAGGGTTTTTTTCCGGCTATGTTAAGTATATCGGGAAGTTTGATCCCATTGATAAGCATACGGCGTGCAATGAATGGATAGTCGAACTCTTTACCATTATGAGCGCAAAGCCGGTGTTCTTTTTTATTGTAATGTTTGTTGAGCATGCTGGCAAATTCTGTAAGCAGAAGTTTTTCATCATTGCCATAAAATGATTTGAGTCGAAAATTTTTATCCGACATTAAGCCAACCGAAATACAGATTATTCTGGCAAACTCCGCGAATATTCCGGCCTTCTTGTATAACACTTCTGGCGTTTCAGCGGTCTGGAATCTGAATTTGTTGTCCCACAATTTACGCGCATTGTCATTTAAGTCGTCATACTTATATGTTACCGGAACGGTTTCGATGTCGAGGAAGAGAATATCCTCAATTTTTTGTTGATCCAACATGGTTATTTTTTTTGATCAATATGTTTGCTGAGAAGGATGTGATAGTGCTGACCTTGTTTTTTGTTTCGCCTCCGATATAAGTGAATAGTAATTTAATGCCGATCGTATCATTGTGTAAGTTATAGGTCATCAGGCTGTCAGAAACGGTATAATTTCCATTACCATTGTTATAATTCTGTTTTTTAGAATCGGCTTTTAGAGTAGCAACCATCCGTAATAAATTAAATGTGAACAATTCTGTTTTATTAAGCTTTATACGAGCCATGCTATCAATATTGGAAAAGAGAATGAATAGGCTGTCGGTATTAATTATAACTGTATTCGTGCTTTCATTCAGGTCTTGATAATAATTGCCGTTAAAGGTGGCATAATAATTATAGCCGCTTACATTTATTGATTTGTTATAATAATCCGTGCTGAACGAAAATGGTCTGCTGACAGAGCTTGTGCTGTCGTCTTCATCACGGTAGCTGTCATATCCAAATTGTTCTTCGATCCCCATCAGTCCCATTATTTTAGCGGGTTTGTATGCATATTTATTTGTGTCTGCGGCAAATAAGGAGTCAATACTAATGCTAAACCATGGTTGTAATAATTTATAGCCGTGACCTTTATCTAAGTAATGGATAATATTGGTTATCTGGAGGGCTTCTTGATCTGGAATGGTGTCATTTGCTTTTTTTATTTTTTCATCAACCAATACGCCATTCTTTACAAGTAACTTTTCCAGACGAGTTACCTGGCTATGTTCGCCAACACTAAAAGCGCTCCATGGTCCAAAAGATGAGAGCAAGGCAATAATACAGAGGCTAACCGGAACAATTTTTATGTTTTTTGTTTTACTGATCAGAAAATAAGTTGACATAACCGTTAACCAGCCGGCCAAAAGGATAAGAAAATATCTGTTTTCGGTGATACCATATTGGCTGACACGTTTATAAATGGCCAGAATAAACAGTACAATAAGGGGGTAAAGGGCTAGGTAGAATCCGCGCGAAAATCCTTTTATCCAAGTGTTACCTTCATCGTTACGTATGGGATGAATAAGTAGCAATGACAAAATTCCGGCAACAGAACAACCTACGACAAGATAGGATACCCATCCCCGCGGTAGTTGCATATCAATAACTATTTTGACTGAGTAGGCATAAAGAATGACCATGTATATAGTGACAAGCGGAAGTAATACATATTGAGTAAATATTTTCAGCCCCTTTGGATATGCTGTTACCTGTTCAAGGTGCTGGATATTTGCAGGTACCCCGCTCAGGAAAAACCAGGTGTTGAACAATCCCGACAAAGAGATCCACAAATACATGTAATAACGCCAGCCTATTTCAACTTTGAATAATTTGTCGATAGCCAGTAGCGCAAGGCTTAGGCCTGCCCAAAGTACAGTGGTATAGATTGCCGCTGTTAAGAATTGGATAAATAGCGATTTGTTGAATTGCCAAAAGCCATTAAGTTGCGTTTTCCCAATAAAAGCTGAAAAAGCTACGAGTAAATGGGCTGCAATGACAAATAACGCGTAACGCGCCAGCTCTACAATATTTTCTTTGTCAGTTGGTGAAAGATAAAAATAGTAAACAACAATAAGTGCAGTTACAAGGGACTGCAGCCCATATTTTGCTGTGAGTGTATGATCGTTGCTTTCGGAATAAAGTGTAACCGCAATAAATAGGAAAACTCCCAGCGATCCGCAGATGGCGATTTTCCACAAATACGCCATTTGTGTTTCGGCTCCGTATGAAGGATTAATGTGTACGAGATATATAGTTGAAGATACCGCGACGAGGCTTGCCAGAATAGCGAGAGGGAAACGCAGAAATGTTCCAAAAGCTCCTCTGATAAGGTGTTCGACTGATGGGAGTCTGGCCATTTATATTATTTTATCATAACTCCCTTTTTATTGATAAGAGGGATGCGTATGAAATTAGTCTCACTTATACTTTCGGCCAAAAATATATATTTTTTATCGTACATCACTTTGTTAACATAAAAGCTTACCCAAAATTCATTGTTAATGCCGAATACTGTTTCCATTATAGGTTCAATTTTGGCAAAGCTATTCGGGGGGATAGTGTCAAGAAAATGTCTTAGTGTAGAAGTTTTACGGCCTTCACCTTGTATGAGTCCATATCCGGTAGAGGTAACAAGTACACCTTCAATGGCAACATTCTTAAGATTGAGCATATACACATTCCATTCCTGTTCGCCTTTGTCGTTCAATTCTTTAACAATGGCCACAGCAATATCGGTTACTTCCGGTGGATTTATGTCCTTTTTCATCTATATAACAGGACAAAAGTAAAAAGGTTTTTGATTTAATAGGCATCAAGTGCTTTGTCTATATATAAATACAAATCAATAGGATGTCCGTCCCGTTTTTCTTTATCACGTTTGTGCCCCAGGCGAACGATCACTATATTTTTATCGGGTATCGCAATAATATACTGGCCCAAAATACCCCTGCAATAGGAAATGTGATGGCCTTTGTAATCCAGCATCCACCATTGATAGCCGTAGCATGTATTTGCTTTGCCTTCCTCGTTAAGCAACGGAGCGGGTTGCATTCCCTGCTTCATGAAATCTTCAGGAACTAATTGTTTTCCGTTCCAGTTGCCATTATGCAGGCATAACAAACCGAACCGCGAAAAATCGCGAGCGTTGGAATTAAAACAGCAGTATGCTTTTTCCATTCCGTTTTCGCGATCAAGACTCCAGTAAGCGGTGTTTTTAGCGCCCAAAGGCTGCCAAAGGCTTACACTCATATATTCACTTAATGATTTGCCTGTGGCTTTTTCAATGATCATTCCAAGTAGTTCGGTATTGCCACTCAGGTATTTAAAAGTTTTACCGGGCTCCTCAGTTACTTTATAGCTTAGTGTAAGTTTTTTAATGTCGGTACCGTAATAGGCAGCAGCAGGATAAGCTAATGGATTAATATAATCTTCGTCAAAGTTAATACCAGAGCTCATGGTCAGCAGGTGGCGAATGCTAAGTTTGACATTATCACCTTCTTTATACTGCGGAATAAATTCACTCACAGGTTGATCAAGGGATTTGATAGCTCCATCCTGCAGTGCACAACCAACAAGCAAGCCAACAAAACTTTTAGCCATAGAGAATGAATTGGAAATGGAGTTTTCACCATAATTATCCCAATACTGCTCATAACGTATGGAATCATTTTTTAAAATGAGGTAGGCAATAGTGCCATAAGGTTGAAATGCTTTTGTGTCAATGGTTTTTTTGTTGTAATCTTTTCCATTCGGAATTGGTATATGAACAGCAGCTCTTACTTCGCGGTTATGAAAAATCAGGTATTCGTCAATATCAGGACCAGAGCGACCTTTGAAATACGTATTCGCTATACCTTTATATAAATAGGTTTTGCCGGATAACAAAATACCCAGGTTAAGAACGATCAGGATGATAAACAGCCATTTGACTATTTTTTTCAGAACACTCATTTGAAAATAGTTTTAAGTTTTAATGGTCAAAAGCCAACCTGCCGGCCAGGCAGGGACCCGATATTTGCAAAATGCTGAAGGAGCCATTCCTAGATGCCTGCAGGCAGGTTATGCCCCTTTGTGTTTTAACTTTTGCAATCATGTTTCATATGGTTTCTTTTTCCATCACTAATTCGGCTTCAAACAGGTTGACAAAATATTTTTTTAATTTTTCTTTTACTTCATTCATGTCAATTTTCCTGCCGAGTTCTTTGTCTAATGAAGTTACTGCTTTGTCGGTAATGCCGCAGGGCACAATGCTATTGAAGTAACTGAGATCACTGTTCACATTCATGGCAAAGCCATGCATAGTTACCCACCGGCTGCACCGCACACCCATCGCACATATTTTACGTGCTTTTAAAGGATCTGTCGCATCGAGCCATACTCCCGTTTG
Above is a window of Bacteroidota bacterium DNA encoding:
- a CDS encoding 3'-5' exonuclease, which translates into the protein MLDQQKIEDILFLDIETVPVTYKYDDLNDNARKLWDNKFRFQTAETPEVLYKKAGIFAEFARIICISVGLMSDKNFRLKSFYGNDEKLLLTEFASMLNKHYNKKEHRLCAHNGKEFDYPFIARRMLINGIKLPDILNIAGKKPWEVNLLDTMELWKFGDYKNFTSLNLLAHIFDIPTPKDDIDGSDVSRVYYEEKNLKRIVTYCQKDVLTVAQVLLRFKGEPLIKAEQVIIT
- a CDS encoding DUF4153 domain-containing protein, which translates into the protein MARLPSVEHLIRGAFGTFLRFPLAILASLVAVSSTIYLVHINPSYGAETQMAYLWKIAICGSLGVFLFIAVTLYSESNDHTLTAKYGLQSLVTALIVVYYFYLSPTDKENIVELARYALFVIAAHLLVAFSAFIGKTQLNGFWQFNKSLFIQFLTAAIYTTVLWAGLSLALLAIDKLFKVEIGWRYYMYLWISLSGLFNTWFFLSGVPANIQHLEQVTAYPKGLKIFTQYVLLPLVTIYMVILYAYSVKIVIDMQLPRGWVSYLVVGCSVAGILSLLLIHPIRNDEGNTWIKGFSRGFYLALYPLIVLFILAIYKRVSQYGITENRYFLILLAGWLTVMSTYFLISKTKNIKIVPVSLCIIALLSSFGPWSAFSVGEHSQVTRLEKLLVKNGVLVDEKIKKANDTIPDQEALQITNIIHYLDKGHGYKLLQPWFSISIDSLFAADTNKYAYKPAKIMGLMGIEEQFGYDSYRDEDDSTSSVSRPFSFSTDYYNKSINVSGYNYYATFNGNYYQDLNESTNTVIINTDSLFILFSNIDSMARIKLNKTELFTFNLLRMVATLKADSKKQNYNNGNGNYTVSDSLMTYNLHNDTIGIKLLFTYIGGETKNKVSTITSFSANILIKKNNHVGSTKN
- a CDS encoding serine hydrolase, with protein sequence MVKWLFIILIVLNLGILLSGKTYLYKGIANTYFKGRSGPDIDEYLIFHNREVRAAVHIPIPNGKDYNKKTIDTKAFQPYGTIAYLILKNDSIRYEQYWDNYGENSISNSFSMAKSFVGLLVGCALQDGAIKSLDQPVSEFIPQYKEGDNVKLSIRHLLTMSSGINFDEDYINPLAYPAAAYYGTDIKKLTLSYKVTEEPGKTFKYLSGNTELLGMIIEKATGKSLSEYMSVSLWQPLGAKNTAYWSLDRENGMEKAYCCFNSNARDFSRFGLLCLHNGNWNGKQLVPEDFMKQGMQPAPLLNEEGKANTCYGYQWWMLDYKGHHISYCRGILGQYIIAIPDKNIVIVRLGHKRDKEKRDGHPIDLYLYIDKALDAY